ACCTTTGGCCCCTGATGCGATTCCTGTTCATGGCGCCGTAGATGTGATTAACCGCCTTAACGTGCTGCGAGGGAAGGGCATGGCGGCCATGTACTCCTGGTCCTGCAAGAGGTACGTACACCCATTGATTGCTCTTGTCGAGGCTTCAACTTTCCTCTCTTTGGTTGGGCAGGGCAGGGCTGATCCGTGTAGCTTCCCGCAGGAGCTACAAAAACGGCTTCGTGTGGCACGACATCTCCGAGGACGATCTGGTGCTCCCTGCACAAGGCAACGAGTACATCCTCAAGGGCTCCGAGCTCCTGGACCGATCGCCGCCTGGTAAGTCGCACTCATAAACTCAACTCTGTTTGGGTTCTTCATCAGATCTTGCTCTCCTTGACCTTGTCTTGTTTCAGATCGGCAGCAGAATGGCCCTAGCAACACCAAGGCCGAGAGTCCCAAGCACCCTCAACAAGAGTCTCCTCAGTCGCGAGGATCGCAAGAAGGGTTCTCGTCATCGTCATCCCCATCCCCATCTGCTGTTATCAAAGAGGCCTCACCTCCAACTCCTACTCAGCAACCACAACAGCTGGCGCACTCCACATTTGTGCCATCATCATCTGCTTCCACCAACCGCGAGGACGAGCAATGCAGGACTACACATTCTGGCTCATCGGGGAACCTGTCCCCTGAACCAGTAGGAACTAACGTTCCATTATCAGAGGCAAGCTCCCCTGGACCTTCCGAGTACAGAGTCTGCAAACCCATCGGAGCACAGGACGCGTCCACACAAACCGATGACAGTGAGAGGGATGTTCCTTCTAAACATACCCGCGCTGCAGGAATCCGTACAGAGGATTGTGCATCAGATGCTGAAATTCAAGAGTGTCATGAAAGAAGCACGCAAGCATCACCAAAGGTCCCTCTACTTATTCGAGAATCACCACAGGTGTGTTCATCTGATGCTTCTCCCGGTGGCAGAGTTGAGACATTGGAGTCCCTGATAAGGGCAGAGGCCAGTAGGAGGAGTAGCTATAATAAGGTACTAGAGGAAGAACATCTCTATGGCCCAATGGGTGTGAAGCTGAAGCCAGCCAATTTGCTCATGCAGCTCATCACCTGTGGGTCCATCTCTGTGAAAGATCACCGTGGCTTTGGACTCATCCCAACATACAGACCACGGTTTACTCAAGTTGAATTCCCTTCTCCAATGTTCTCTACTCCTATGGCATTGCGGCACCTTGACAATGTTCCTTGTAGCACAAGAACAATTGGAATAAGAGTTTCTGAGTCAGAGCATTTAAGTAGTGAAAGCTTGGTCGAGGAGAGTAAGCAGGAAGAGTCAGGGAGAGGAGAAATACCCACACTCAAACGCTCATCATCTTACGACGAGGATAGGTATGTCACAACACATTGTTCTCATTGTGGGCTATCATGTTGGCACCATGGACTTGGATGCATGATTGTCTTGATAGCGAGCTTTTATTTTTTGCTTATTGGATAGCTGAGGCTCACATTGGTTAGTCGCACTTAATGTTGGACATTTATGATCTCTCGTAGAGCTTTCTTTTTTGAGAAAACGCAAAGCTTGCGTCTCAACATATTGAAAAGACTGAAAAGAAAATAAGAAATACAAATCCCCAAGAAGGGGTAGGATACAACAAAGAGCAGGGCGCTGAGTTTTAGTGGACATCCCACTCTATGATCTCCCGTAGAGACTTAAGTCAATTCATTTCTTTTCGCATTATAGTGTCCAATATTAGAGATAGAAAAGATTAAAATAGAATCAAATGATGTTTGTTTTGAAGATCATAAGAGAATCAACCAATTAGTAGAACTCATTTCACTTTGTAACTGCAGTGAGTCACTAAATTGTGTCCTACCTAACTACCTAGAATGGCAAGAACTATCATGTTTTTAGTTGCTATGTCACCCTGCTATACAGTACCTTCCTTGAAAATATGTTTAGTATTTTCAATATCTCTGGATATATTTTGGTGTTGACTCAGCATCTCCTCTGAATATGTCAGAGTGTATAGAGCGCCAGACTCTAGAAGGGATATGGAAAGCTTGGCCGAGTCGGGTAGTTTCAGATGTCTCCCACAGACTATCAAAATGATATCATGTAAGCAATCCAGAAGTGGAACAGCATTCTCCCCCAACTCTGATGTCAGGTACAGCTCTAGTCAACAAGAATGTAGTACTGGATCCTCACCACTTGGTTCATCAAGAGGTGCAAGCAATAGGATGACTGACCCACTAGGTAAATTATCTTCATCAAGGGGAGAGTCATTCCATGAGGAGAAGGACAAAATGATCAAGATCGAAGAAAGGTTAGTTGCTTCTCATTATTCTTATTCGTTGGCCTAGTTGTCTATCTGTTTCTAGAGATTGACGACATACACACACAAAAATCATAATCACAGGCTTGCTTCTGGAGCACGGGTTATAATCCAATCTGCACCCTTGTGTGAAGAAAGTGATGACAGCACCGAATCACTGTAAGGGGTTGTGTTACATTTTGCTGTGAACTTACCTTCTCTGGAATTTGCTGCTTGTCTCGAAATTGTTGGGTTGAAAGTGCAGTTCGATTTTTTTTTTCAGCTGAGTTTGATTCATTTTGTAACCAATGTGAATGTGATAGTCATTATTTTGTTACACCTTCAGGAAGAATTTGTCACTCGAGAGAGTCCGTACAATATCTTACTCTGATCAGTTTGTCTCCTGCGTCTTGTATCAGGTTTTTTTTGAATAAACAACCATGAAAGAGCTTACCGTTCCACAAGGACCAACATAAAAAAATAATCAGAAACACATAGACTTAGAATTACAATCTTCTTTTTACTATCTGTGGCTCAGGACCAGTCAACGGTAAATGCTAAATGCATCACTGGATAGCTTGTTTCTTCAGTAGTTCAAGGAACATGAACAGGTCACGGTTTTGCCAGGTTGGTGAAACTGTGACAATACTGGACCACATTTTAAAATATAAATTCACATTAGATACATCACCTGTCAAACTCAATGCATAGCTCCAGTGGGAGCCTCGAGTTAGCTTTTGTTCGTATATAAAGCCTGAGCCTGCTTTCCAATTGACATAATGACGTGTTTGGTTAGTCGCATGCAGCTCATGCATGCCTTGGGATGCAAATTTGGCCTGTTTGGCAGTCTGGTTTGCGCTGAATTCAGTATACTCTATTTTTTCCTTTGCTACACTTGAACTTGATGTATGGACGTGGTgattgctttatttataaagcacGGTGAGAGCCTCTTTCGAGAGGGTTGCACTGAATTT
This DNA window, taken from Triticum urartu cultivar G1812 unplaced genomic scaffold, Tu2.1 TuUngrouped_contig_4678, whole genome shotgun sequence, encodes the following:
- the LOC125528166 gene encoding protein SOSEKI 3-like isoform X1 (The sequence of the model RefSeq protein was modified relative to this genomic sequence to represent the inferred CDS: added 253 bases not found in genome assembly) gives rise to the protein MEGRARRRGTGTGTSASPGRNKVWVEPPGKSQHHPPRRSPPPAPPAAAGKRVAVVYYLCRSRHLEHPHFIEVPLASPEAGLYLRDVINRLNVLRGKGMAAMYSWSCKRSYKNGFVWHDISEDDLVLPAQGNEYILKGSELLDRSPPDRQQNGPSNTKAESPKHPQQESPQSRGSQEGFSSSSSPSPSAVIKEASPPTPTQQPQQLAHSTFVPSSSASTNREDEQCRTTHSGSSGNLSPEPVGTNVPLSEASSPGPSEYRVCKPIGAQDASTQTDDSERDVPSKHTRAAGIRTEDCASDAEIQECHERSTQASPKVPLLIRESPQVCSSDASPGGRVETLESLIRAEASRRSSYNKVLEEEHLYGPMGVKLKPANLLMQLITCGSISVKDHRGFGLIPTYRPRFTQVEFPSPMFSTPMALRHLDNVPCSTRTIGIRVSESEHLSSESLVEESKQEESGRGEIPTLKRSSSYDEDRVYRAPDSRRDMESLAESGSFRCLPQTIKMISCKQSRSGTAFSPNSDVRYSSSQQECSTGSSPLGSSRGASNRMTDPLGKLSSSRGESFHEEKDKMIKIEERLASGARVIIQSAPLCEESDDSTESL
- the LOC125528166 gene encoding protein SOSEKI 3-like isoform X2 (The sequence of the model RefSeq protein was modified relative to this genomic sequence to represent the inferred CDS: added 253 bases not found in genome assembly); amino-acid sequence: MEGRARRRGTGTGTSASPGRNKVWVEPPGKSQHHPPRRSPPPAPPAAAGKRVAVVYYLCRSRHLEHPHFIEVPLASPEAGLYLRDVINRLNVLRGKGMAAMYSWSCKRSYKNGFVWHDISEDDLVLPAQGNEYILKGSELLDRSPPDRQQNGPSNTKAESPKHPQQESPQSRGSQEGFSSSSSPSPSAVIKEASPPTPTQQPQQLAHSTFVPSSSASTNREDEQCRTTHSGSSGNLSPEPVGTNVPLSEASSPGPSEYRVCKPIGAQDASTQTDDSERDVPSKHTRAAGIRTEDCASDAEIQECHERSTQASPKVPLLIRESPQVCSSDASPGGRVETLESLIRAEASRRSSYNKVLEEEHLYGPMGVKLKPANLLMQLITCGSISVKDHRGFGLIPTYRPRFTQVEFPSPMFSTPMALRHLDNVPCSTRTIGIRVSESEHLSSESLVEESKQEESGRGEIPTLKRSSSYDEDRVYRAPDSRRDMESLAESGSFRCLPQTIKMISCKQSRSGTAFSPNSDVRGESFHEEKDKMIKIEERLASGARVIIQSAPLCEESDDSTESL